In Gimesia panareensis, the genomic window TCAGACCCTGGTTCGAGCTGGAACCGGCAGAGCTGATGGCAGGTCCCGTGGCGTTGTAATCACGAGCGGCGTAGAGAGCACCGGCAAAGGCTTTGGTGGAACCTACCAGGTAAGCCCGTTCGCCAGCCAGAATTACATTGCTGCTGCCGTCGGTCAGGTCACGCATCCGCACATTACTGTTCCGGTAGAAGGCACCGTTGGCGTAGTTGGTCGGGTCGGTACCCGCATCTTTCTTCAGCCCGTACGAGCTGTTGGAAGCGATGTAGTTGGTGACAGACAGACCATATTCGGAACCACCGGTGGCTTTGATGCGGCGGCCGGCTTCATCATGAATCTGGGGGCCGGTATCGGAAGGGCAACGGAAGACAGGCAGTGTTTTCTGCATCGAACTGCGGGCGGTGGCATTATTTAACATCGTGGAAATGGGAACTGTGCCGACATTCAACTGATTGTACAGCGGTGCCTGATCAAGATAAGGCAGCAGCATGGCATTCCAGGCCCAGTGACCCTCATTGTCCACAATCGAACCACCATTGGCAGGCAGAATCTCTTCCACATATCCGGGAGGGAACATGCCAAATGTTTCATGGTAGTTGTGCATGGCCAACCCGATCTGCTTCAGGTTGTTTTTGCAGGTACTTCTGCGGGCTGCTTCACGTGCCTGTTGCACAGCCGGTAACAGCAGGGCAATTAAAATCGCAATAATAGCGATGACGACCAGCAGTTCGATCAGCGTAAAACCACGCTGAAAACTCGAGCGACGTACATTTTTCATTGAGTCGTTCCTGTTTTCTAATCCAAGTCCGAAGATGTCGGTATCTTCAACTGGAGCAAATAAAAATAAAATGAGTCCAGAGAAACGCAACGCGTTAGAGGGGTAAGATAGAAAGGCTTCACCAGACCTTGTTGTAGTGAACAACCAACAAGGTACCCCTGTAAAGCATTCGTATGTCAATACGTTGATTTACCGGATTATTTTTTGAAATTTGCCGAATTTCTCATATTTTGCCGGCAGGGGGTGTGTAAGAATGAATACTTTCTGACTGCGGGATCAGAAAGATTCCGATCTGTATCAAATTCACCCAATTGATGGGGTAAGTCGCTCTTTATGTGTACGATAGCTTAATAAGGCGACTTTCTTTTTGAAAACCGGGTCGCGAATGAGTATCGTATTAATGAACAACTTGAATGAAATCGTTCCGATGGAAAATGAACAGCCCCAGACTGACTTCTCCGACGATTTGCATGTGAAATTTCTGCATGTATTTACGCAACATCGGAACCAGATCTATTCGTATATTTTTTCTCTGCTGCCTCACCGGGATGACGCTGAGGACGTATTCCAGCGGACCAGTCTGATCCTCTGGAAAAAGTTCCCGGAATACGATGAGACGAGCAGCTTTTTCTCCTGGGCCTGTGGCGTCGCCTTTTATGAGGTCAAGAACTTCATGCGGGTCGCACAGCGAAAACGACTGCAGTTCCGGGAAGACGTCATCGAACAACTCGCGGATGAACGGGCCGGGATTCCTCAACACAAACTCGATCAGCGGGCAAGTACTCTGCAGGAGTGTATCAAGAAGTTGAAAGACAAGGATCGGGAACTCGTGAATCAGGTCTATCGCGACCAGACGCCCGTCAAAGAACTGGCCGATGCTGCCGGGGCCGCCATCCAGACCTTATATAACAGGCTGAACCAGATTCGCCGCCAGTTAACTCACTGTATTGAACGCACATTGTCATATACAGGAGAGGGAAAATGAGTCAGAACAATCAGCATAACGAACTCCTGTATGAACTCTGCGGTGCACTCTGTAATGAGACAATTACAGCAGAGCAGCACCAGCAGCTCGAGGAAATTCTGGCAAGTGACGCCGATGCCCGGGAAAAATACTTCAATTACCTGCATCTGCATCTGAACCTGGAACGTCTGCACGATGAACAACCGGAAGCAGAGTTCGAATTCCAGCCGCACGTGAAACCGGCAACCCAGGCGCAGTCACTGCCGGAACATGTCTGGAAAACATCGCAGGTCCTGTTGCTGATGACCGCGCTGATCTGTGTGACGCTGATCGTCAGCGTTGTGGCCCTGAATCAACCACAGGCCCCCTCCTCGCAAATCAGCCAGGCTGACCCCGTGGTAGAAGATGTTCCTGTCGCAAAAGTCACCCAGACCGCCGCGGTCCGCTTCGCCGAGGGAGCACCTTTTCTCAAAGTCGGTTCGCCGATTCAGACAGACCAGGAATACGCGATCTCAGCCGGCCAGCTGCAACTGATCTTTGCTAACGGTGCTGAAGTCATTCTGACCGGACCTGCCGTTTTTGAAAGTAAAGACGGCGAGCATCTGGCGGTCCGCTACGGTGCCTGTTCGGTCTATGCTCCCGATGGGGCAGAAGGCTTTACTGTCGAAACACCGCTTTCCAACGTCGTCGATTATGGTACCCGCTTCTCTGTCAATGTTTCGGAAGCAGGCAACACCGATGTGCAGGTGATTGAAGGCGAAACCGATGTCCAACCTGTGAAGCTGGATCCGAACTGTGATGTTGCTCCCAAACGTCTGACCCGGGGAATGGCGCAGCGGCTGACAACAAACAACGGTCTGGTCGTGGATGAGATTCCCTTCGATCAGAACCAGTACGTTTCGCAGCTGCCTGACCGGATTGTGACTTATACGACAACTAAAGGGCCCGGCAAGCGTGCTCAGGATCTGAAATGCGTGACCGTGCAGCGTGGCGGAAAACAGTATCAATACGAAGTCGAAGACCTGATCGGCATCGAGCTCACACACTACACCGGCAAATCGTTCCTGACCCGCAACGATGGTATCGATCCCGGTAACGACGGTGACCCGCAAACGCTCCGTCGGCACCTGCTTGATCAGGATACCTGTCTCTTAACCGGCGTCGTGAATCCCGGCGGTGCGACGAAACCGCTGACGACTGCTCCGGTGATGAACCCGATTGAAGATCCCAGCCAGCTCAACACACCAGGTATGGCAGTCCGATTCCTGAAGCCGATCGTCAATGACGCCGGTCCGGACATCGTTCTGTTTGATCTGCAGGTCATCGTACATAACACCACAGGCGATGCCTTCTATGTCACTCCTCTGCCGTTCTCCTCGAAGTTGAAAACCCACAAAATTGAACAGTTTGATATCGATCTGGCTTCCCCCGAAGCACAGCTGCTCGAAAAGTTCTGGTTGCATATTTTCAATCAGAACCCACAGGAGAAACAGAATCACACAGATGCGATTCAGTCTCTCAGCGAGCTGGAAACAGCCACCGGCAACGGGGGGAACTGGCACGTCGTTGGTGCAAAAGCACTGGCCGTCGGTATCGACCTGTCCGACCTGGGCGTCCCCGCAGGAGAGACGGTAGACGGGATTTTCCTCCAGGATGCCCTCGATAACCACGATATAGTTGACCCGGTCTTCATTGCCGGGTTCCCTCCGTTGAAACACACCACTGATAAATAGCTGCATTACTGCAAAATATATAATTAGAGTACGTTCAGAAGATAGAACCCCTTTTATTTTCAGCGTCGCTAAATGAAAGAGACTAAATTCATGAGACTCCTTGCTGTCAGCCTGTTGTTGTTGATGTCGGTACCTGCGGTTCACGCAGCCGAAAAAAATCAAGCTGTGAACACACCCGTTGATCAGAAACAGATGCATTTCTTTGAAAAGAATGTGCGCCCGCTGTTGATTAAACATTGCCTGGAATGTCACGGCGAGAAGAAGCAGAAAGGGGAACTGCGACTGGACTCGCTCAAGGCGATGTTGCAGGGAGGCGAGAGCGGCTCTGCCTCGATCGTACCCGGTAAGTCATCCGAGAGCTTGCTCATTGAAGCGATCAACTACGATTCGTACGAAATGCCGCCCGAAAAGAAACTCTCTGATAAAGAGATCGCCGTGCTCACCCGCTGGGTGGATACAGGCGCTTACTGGCCAGAGAACGCAGACTACGTAATCAAACAGCGGAAAAATGAAACCTTCTTTTCGGATGAAGATCGCAGCTTCTGGGTCTTTCAGCCGGTCGAAGAGCCCAAAGTTCCCCAGGTTAAGAATGCACAATGGTCGCAGAACCCGGTTGATGCCTTCATCTATCGTGGTCTGAAACAGGCCGGGCTTACTCCCGCTGATGAAGCCAGCCGGACTGATTTGATCCGTCGCGCCTATTTTGACCTGATTGGTCTGCCCCCTACCGTGGAACAGGTCAACGCTTTTGTTAATGATCCCTCTCCCGATGCCTGGCCGCGTCTGATCGATGAGCTGCTGGAAAGTCCGCACTATGGAGAAAAATGGGCCCGTCACTGGCTGGACGTCGTCCGCTACGCGGAATCTGACGGTTTCAATCAGGACGCCTTCCGTCCCGAAATCTGGCGTTACCGCGACTATGTCGTTGAGTCCTTCAATGCAGACAAGCCTTATTCCCAGTTCGTCAAAGAACAACTGGCCGGCGATGAAATTGCCCCCGAAGATCCCAAGGCCCTGGCAGCGACCGGATTTCTGAGGCACTACCTCTACGAATACAACCAGCGCGACTCCCGCACCCAGTGGAACGACATTCTGGATAACATTACCGATGCCACCGGGGATGTGTTTCTGGGGGTCAGCATGGGCTGTGCCCGCTGTCACGATCATAAGTTCGATCCGATTCCCAACCAGGACTACTACCGTCTGCGGGCCTTCTTCGCCCCGCTGATGCCCCGCGATAACGTTCCGTTTGCCACACCGAAAGAACGGGCGGAATACAATCGCAAACTGGAGATCTGGGAGAAGAAGACGGCTGACGTTCGCGCTCAGATTGATGAATTGACTAAAAGTAAGCTGGAGCGGGCTGCCCAGAATCAGATCAAAATGTTCCCGCCGGATCTGCAGGAAATCATGGCTAAGCCACAGGCAGAGCGGACCGCGCTGGAACACCAGTTGGCCGATCTCGTACAGCGGCAGGTAGACCTTCAGGAAAGCAGGGCGCTGGATACTCTGAAGAAGAGCGATAAGGATGACGGCAAAAAATACAAAGAACTGCTCAAGCAGCTGGCTGCTTTCGATGACCTGAAGCCCAAACCACTGCCCACCGGCATGAGCGTGACCGATGCACCCGGCGCACCGCCTGTGACCACGATCCCCGATGATCCCAATCACACGCCCATCGATCCCGGGTTCCTCTCGCTGCTGAAGCCGGGCGAGGCGGAAATCATGCAGATCTCAACCGCCCCGCATTCCTCCGGTCGCCGTACCGCACTGGCGAACTGGATGGTCGATCCGAATAACCGGCTGACCACCCGCGTGATGACCAACCGGGTCTGGCAATACCATTTCGGCACCGGTCTGGTGGCGACGGCAAACGACTTCGGACACATGGGCGAAGCGCCCACGCATCCCGAACTACTCGACTGGCTGACCTCCTATTTCGTGGATCACAACTGGAGTATCAAGAGTCTGCACCGTTTGATTATGAACTCCAAAACATATCGCCTGTCGTCGTTCCACCCGAATCCGCGACCGGCTGAACTCAAAGATCCCCAGAACCGTCTGCACTGGCGGGGCAACATCCGCCGTCTGAATGCAGAAGACATTCGGGATGCAGCGCTGTTCATTTCCGGTGAGCTGGACACGAAACTGGGAGGCCCCAGCGTCAGTGCCAGCCAGCCACGACGTAGCGTTTATACGATCATGAAACGGAATAAACAGGATGAAGTGCTCGGTGCCTTTGACCTGCCGGGCGGCATCAAAAGTACCGCCCAGCGTGATGTGACTACCACGGCCAATCAGGCCCTGCTGATGCTCAACGGAAAGTGGTTCCTGGCGCGTGCCAAAGCCATGGCCCGTTCTGTAAAATCACAGTCCTTCAAAGATGACCGGGAACTGGTGACGTATCTGCATCAGAAGACCTACGGCAAAAAACCGAAGCCGGCTGAAGTCGATCTACTGCTCGGGTTCCTGAAATCGCAGGAGAAACGCGTTGAAGCGGCTGCTGAATCGCAGCAGAAAACCTATGTCGGTCAGATGACGCAGACCGATGCGGAAGCCGTCAAACTGGGCAAAGGTTCGACGCTGAACGACCTGCACATCTCTTCGGCCCAGGCACTGCCCGATCAGGACTTCACGATTGAAGCCATGGTGCAACTGGATTCCATTTACGAAAACGCCGCTGTGAATACGATTGCCGCTCACTGGACCGGTAACAATAAACAGCAGGGCTGGTCGCTGGGTGTCACCAGTCAGAAATCAGCCTATAAACCGCGGAACCTGATTCTGCAGTTTGTCGGTAAGAATCAAGAGGGCAAGCTGACTTACGAAGTTGTGCCTTCGAATATTCACCTGGAACTCAATAAGCCTTACTACGTCGCGGCATCTGTCGACATCTCAGAGACCGGAGAGTCCGGCATTCACTTCTATGTGAAGGCCCTCGATTCCAAACAGCCGCTGCAGACCGCTGCGGTAAAGCATAAAGTCGTCAGCGACTATCGTCCCGGACACGATTTCATCCTGGGCGGTCGCGAAAAGACGTCCGGCAGCCGCTGGAACGGAATGCTCGACAACTTCCGGCTTTCAAAGGCTGCTTTAACTCAGGATGAACTGTGGATCAACAAGCCGGATCAGCGACCCGAATCTGTGGTCGGTTTCTGGCAGTTTAATACAAAGCAGGGACTGCTGAAAAACAGTCTGGCTGACCGTCTGCATCTGTCGGCTCCCGCAGGATCCGGGGGCGCCGATGCCCGGCAGCAGGCACTCGTTGACTTGTGTCATGTGATGTTGAACTCCAACGAATTTCTGTATCTCGACTAATGAGGAAACAGCAACACGATTTAACATCTGTGACCATTAAACGCTATTGCGGAAAGACAATCTAATGAGTAATCAATATCAGGATATCAATACGGTCGTCAATCGCCGTCAGCTGCTCATGCAGGCCGGGGCCGGCTTCGGTGGAATCGCGCTCAACGCCATGCTGGCACAGCAGGCGGGCGCTGCCACAAAGATTGCGACTAAACCTCTTTCGCCTCTGTCAGCAAAGCAGACACACTTCCCGGCGACCGCCAAGAGCGTGATTTTTCTGTTCATGGAAGGGGGCCCGAGCCACATCGATATGTTCGATCCCAAACCGGCCCTGCAGAAACTGGCTGGCCAACCGCTGCCTTCCAGCTATAAAAAGCCGATCACCGCGATGGGAGAAGTCAACGCACCTTTGCTGGCTTCCAAGCGTAAATGGAAACAGCACGGCGAAGCAGGCACCTGGGTTTCTGACTGGCTGCCCAACATCGCGACCTGTGTGGATGACATCGCTGTCGTCCGTGGTTGCTGGACCAACGGCATCAACCATGCCGGCGGAGTCTGCCAGATGAATACCTGCATTCCGCTCGCCGGGCGACCTTCGCTGGGGAGCTGGGTGACGTATGGTCTGGGAACCGAAAACGAAAGCCTGCCCGCCTTCGTGGTCATCCAGGACAACAACAGCACGGTGGTGAACGGTCCGCGCAACTGGGGGACCGCTTTCATTCCCGCCGTCTACCAGGGAACCCGCCTCAATACAGGAAAGGAACCGATCTCGAATCTGTATCGCCCCGACGATGTCTTCGCGACTCAGGAATCGGGTAAGCTGGATCTGCTTGCCAAACTGAATCAGCAGCACGCCGCTGCCCGCAAGCAGCAGTCCGAACTGGATGCCCGCATCGAGTCCTACGAACTCGCATTCCGCATGCAGGCCGCTGCTCCCGAGGCCGTCGACCTGAGTCAGGAAACCCAGGCCACGCGTGAAATGTATGGTATGGACGAGAAAGAGACCAAAGTCTACGGGACCAACTGTCTGCTGGCACGCCGACTGGTCGAGCGGGGCGTCCGTTTCGTGCAGCTCTATAACGGAGCCGGCAGTAAATGGGATTCCCATTCCGGAATTGAAAAACGGCACTCTGCTTTGTGTAAGGGAATGGATAAATGTGTTGCCGGTCTGCTGAAAGACCTCAAGCAGCGCGGTCTGCTCGATTCCACACTCGTCGTCTGGGGTGGTGAATTCGGGCGAACCCCGATGAGTGAAAAGGGAGACGGCCGCGATCACAACCCGACCGGCTTCACCATGTTCATGGCAGGCGGTGGAGTCAAAGGAGGCCAGACCATCGGCGGGACCGACGAACTGGGCCTGTATGCCGTGGAAGATCGGATGCACGTCAAAGATATCCACACCAGCATTTACCACCTGCTGGGTTTGAGCAATATGAAGCTGGAGTACCGCCACAAAGGAAGCCCCGAACGCCCCACTCTGAACGAAGGGGAGTTCATGGAAAAACTGGTGACGGGATGATCAGTTTTGTAAGTCTCTGATAAATAATGCTTTATGGATTTCTGGGCGGTTCGGAGGCTGGTAAAAGTCACCGAACCGCTCTTTTTGATTTAACCCGGACAGTTTTTTCGTTTCTGATTAATCGAACTCGTTTGAAATTCCTCTCTTGCACTGAGAGGTAAAACCGATACCATAATATATAAGCAACTTTTAGTTATTATTAACCTTTGAGTTGCAGATGAGCCCTCCATTTAGACTGCCCGGCTCTGTCGGGTAGCCCTCACCATAAACCATTACCACGAGAGTCATCTTCCATGAACGGTCGACTTTTCCTGGCGTCTCTGTTTTCTGTTTCTGTCTGTCTGACCTCAGCCCAGGCTGCTGAGTCCGATAAAAAAGTGGAAACGCTTTCCTTTGAAAACAACGTGCGCAAGATCCTCAAGGTCCACTGTCTGCACTGCCATGGAGAAAATGGCGAAATGGAAGGCAGCCTGGATCTCCGTCTGAAACGCTTCATGGTAAAAGGGGGCGACAGTGGCCCCTCCATCGTGCCGGGAAAGAGTGGCGAAAGTGAACTGATCGCCCGCATCGAAGCCAAAGAGATGCCCCCCGAAGGCAAGCACATGCCCGAGGAAGAACTCGCGATTCTCAAACAATGGATCGATCAGGGCGCTCACACGCTGCGTCCCGAACCCGATAAAATCGGTGAGGATTATCTCGCTCCCGACGATCTGGCCTTCTGGTCGTTTCAGCCGGTGAAAAATTATCCCGTTCCCAAAGTTAAACAGCCCAAGCTGGTCAAGCAGCCGATCGATGCATTCCTGCTGTCTAAGCTCGAAGAAAAAGACCTGACCTTTACAGCAGAGGCTTCCAAAGCCTCATTGGCGCGACGCGCGTTTTACGATCTGATCGGTCTGCCTCCTACCCCAGAGGAACTGAAACAGTTTCTGGATGACAAGAGCCCGGACGCCTACGAAAAGCTGATCGATCGTCTGCTCGCTTCGCCGCACTACGGCGAACGTTGGGGGCGTCACTGGCTGGACGTGGCCGGCTATGCCGACTCCGAAGGCTACAACAATAAGGATCAGGAACGTCCCTGGGCATTCCGCTACCGCGATTATGTGATCCGTGCTTTCAATGAAGACAAACCTTACGATCAGTTTCTGCAGGAACAGCTGGCCGGCGATGAAATGGTCAAGCCGCCCTATCATAAGCTGAGCCCGGAAGACATGCAGAAGCTGGTGGCTACCGGTTTTCTGCGGATGGCTCCCGACGGCACCGGCAGCAACCCTGCCGAAAAAGAAGTCGCGAAAAACCAGGTCGTGACCGATACCGTGGATATCGTTTCTTCTTCGATTCTCGGGATGACCGTTGCCTGTGCCCAGTGCCACGATCACAAGTACGATCCGATTCCGCAGAACGATTACTATCGCTTCCGCGCCATTTTTGAGCCGGCCCTGGATTGGAAGAACTGGCGGACCCCCGCGGGGCGTCGGATTTCGATCATGTCTGATGAGGACCGCAAGCAGGCTAACGAACTGGAAAAAGAAGCCCAGAAGGTACTCGCCGAGCGCACCGAACTGGTCAACAAATTCATCGACCGCACACTGGAGCGGGAACTGTTGGATGTTCCGGAAGACAAGCAGGAGGCTGCCCGCACAGCTTATAAAACTCCTGGTAACAAACGGACCAAAGAGCAGGTCGCCCTGCTGAAGAATTATCCCCGCATCAATCGACTCTCTGCCGGCTCGCTCTATCTCTACGATCGGACTTTATACGAACTGTCCAGCAAAGCCACTCAGAAGTCCAAGGAACTGGCCCGCGATCTGGTCGCGAAAGTCGAAAAAGAGACCCTGGCTAAAATTCCCGAAGATCGCAAAGCACTCGCATTGGCCGCTCAGAAGGCTGATGCCAAAAAGCGGACCGAAGAACAGAAGAAGGTCATTGAAGAATTCCCGGGCCTTTTAGTTTCCACGACAAACCTGAAGGATTTCGATCCCGAAGGAGCCGCTCAGGTTCAACACTTCAAAGACGAAGCCAAACGTTTCAACGATTTGAAGACGACGGCCATCCTCAAGGAGTACAGCGATAAAGCTGCCAAGATCCGTGACAAAAAGCCGAAAGAAGAATTCATTCGTGTGCTCACCGAAGTTCCCGGAAAAGTGCCCAAGACCTTCTTCTTTAACCGCGGTGACTTCGAACAGCCCAAACACGAGCTGCAGCCCGCAGGTCTGTCGGTCGTCAAATCAAATCTCAAGCAGCAGGTCGACATTCCAGTTCAGAACAAAGACATTCCCACCACCGGACGCCGCCTGGCTTACGCGAAATACATCACCAATGGCGAGCATCCGCTGACGGCCCGCGTTTTCGTGAACCGACTCTGGCTGCATCACTTCGGGAAAGGCATCGTGGCGTCGCCAACTGACTTCGGCAAACTGGGAATTCCTCCCACGCACCGCGAACTGCTGGACTGGCTCGCACACGATTTCGTAGCCAATGGCTGGAAAATCAAACGTCTGCACAAAATGCTGATGACTTCGAACGCTTATATGCAGAGTTCCCAGCGGTCCGATGAATACGATGTCGTCGATCCCGACAACCTCCTGTACGGCCACATGCCCGTCCGTCGTCTCGAAGCAGAAACAATTCGCGATTCGATCATCGCTGTCACCGGCAAATTGAAGAATGATCTGTATGGTGAGCCGGTCCCCGTTAAAGAAGACGAAGTCGGCCAGATCGTGGTCGGCATCGCCAATGTCGATTCCGCCGGTCGCCAGGGCAAGGACATCAAGATGGACGACCGCCAGTTCCGCCGCAGTGTTTATGTTGCGGTCAGCCGCAGTAAACCGCTGGCAGTGCTGGATATGTTCGATGCACCCAAAATGGAACCGAACTGTGAAAAGCGGTCTTCTTCCACCGTGGCACCCCAGTCGCTGCTGATGATGAACAGCGGCTTCATGGTCGAGCATGCGGAATATTTTGCAGAGCGGCTGCAGAAAGAACGGGCTGGCAACAAAGCCGAACAGGTCAAGCTGGCCTGGATGCTGGCCTACGGGAAGGAACCGACCGAACAGGAAATTAAACAGTCGATTGAATTTATCGATTCACAGATTCCTCAATTTAAAGATCAGAAAAACAGTGCAGGAAAAACTCCGGAACAACTGGCACTGGCAACATTCTGCCAGGCACTGCTCAGCAGTAACGGATTCCTGTATGTCGACTGAGGCCTGAGGCTGCTTTTCAGCCACGCGACTCGTCAGTCATCTACGTTTTGAAACTTCAGATACTCGAATGGTATCGCAACATGCATAATCAACCCTCCCTGTCAGCCCCGCATTCCCGCCGTCACTTTCTGGCCTCCAGTTCGATGGGCATCGGTTCGGTCGCCCTGTCCTGGTTGCTCAATCACGAACAGGCCCAGGCGAAGAATCCGGTTGTGCGTCCCGAACTGGTCAAGACGCAGTTTGACTTAACGGCCAAGCCCACGCATCACCCACCCAAAGCTAAGGCGATGATCTCCCTGTTCATGCAGGGCGGACCCAGTCA contains:
- a CDS encoding DUF1559 domain-containing protein, which codes for MKNVRRSSFQRGFTLIELLVVIAIIAILIALLLPAVQQAREAARRSTCKNNLKQIGLAMHNYHETFGMFPPGYVEEILPANGGSIVDNEGHWAWNAMLLPYLDQAPLYNQLNVGTVPISTMLNNATARSSMQKTLPVFRCPSDTGPQIHDEAGRRIKATGGSEYGLSVTNYIASNSSYGLKKDAGTDPTNYANGAFYRNSNVRMRDLTDGSSNVILAGERAYLVGSTKAFAGALYAARDYNATGPAISSAGSSSNQGLISIFGGGAAPINANASSGQGRIAYSSRHVGGAHFLFGDGRIAFLSENIDHRAASIPADSTLEYLIGINDGNVVGEF
- a CDS encoding sigma-70 family RNA polymerase sigma factor — protein: MNNLNEIVPMENEQPQTDFSDDLHVKFLHVFTQHRNQIYSYIFSLLPHRDDAEDVFQRTSLILWKKFPEYDETSSFFSWACGVAFYEVKNFMRVAQRKRLQFREDVIEQLADERAGIPQHKLDQRASTLQECIKKLKDKDRELVNQVYRDQTPVKELADAAGAAIQTLYNRLNQIRRQLTHCIERTLSYTGEGK
- a CDS encoding FecR family protein; this translates as MSQNNQHNELLYELCGALCNETITAEQHQQLEEILASDADAREKYFNYLHLHLNLERLHDEQPEAEFEFQPHVKPATQAQSLPEHVWKTSQVLLLMTALICVTLIVSVVALNQPQAPSSQISQADPVVEDVPVAKVTQTAAVRFAEGAPFLKVGSPIQTDQEYAISAGQLQLIFANGAEVILTGPAVFESKDGEHLAVRYGACSVYAPDGAEGFTVETPLSNVVDYGTRFSVNVSEAGNTDVQVIEGETDVQPVKLDPNCDVAPKRLTRGMAQRLTTNNGLVVDEIPFDQNQYVSQLPDRIVTYTTTKGPGKRAQDLKCVTVQRGGKQYQYEVEDLIGIELTHYTGKSFLTRNDGIDPGNDGDPQTLRRHLLDQDTCLLTGVVNPGGATKPLTTAPVMNPIEDPSQLNTPGMAVRFLKPIVNDAGPDIVLFDLQVIVHNTTGDAFYVTPLPFSSKLKTHKIEQFDIDLASPEAQLLEKFWLHIFNQNPQEKQNHTDAIQSLSELETATGNGGNWHVVGAKALAVGIDLSDLGVPAGETVDGIFLQDALDNHDIVDPVFIAGFPPLKHTTDK
- a CDS encoding DUF1549 domain-containing protein, with the translated sequence MRLLAVSLLLLMSVPAVHAAEKNQAVNTPVDQKQMHFFEKNVRPLLIKHCLECHGEKKQKGELRLDSLKAMLQGGESGSASIVPGKSSESLLIEAINYDSYEMPPEKKLSDKEIAVLTRWVDTGAYWPENADYVIKQRKNETFFSDEDRSFWVFQPVEEPKVPQVKNAQWSQNPVDAFIYRGLKQAGLTPADEASRTDLIRRAYFDLIGLPPTVEQVNAFVNDPSPDAWPRLIDELLESPHYGEKWARHWLDVVRYAESDGFNQDAFRPEIWRYRDYVVESFNADKPYSQFVKEQLAGDEIAPEDPKALAATGFLRHYLYEYNQRDSRTQWNDILDNITDATGDVFLGVSMGCARCHDHKFDPIPNQDYYRLRAFFAPLMPRDNVPFATPKERAEYNRKLEIWEKKTADVRAQIDELTKSKLERAAQNQIKMFPPDLQEIMAKPQAERTALEHQLADLVQRQVDLQESRALDTLKKSDKDDGKKYKELLKQLAAFDDLKPKPLPTGMSVTDAPGAPPVTTIPDDPNHTPIDPGFLSLLKPGEAEIMQISTAPHSSGRRTALANWMVDPNNRLTTRVMTNRVWQYHFGTGLVATANDFGHMGEAPTHPELLDWLTSYFVDHNWSIKSLHRLIMNSKTYRLSSFHPNPRPAELKDPQNRLHWRGNIRRLNAEDIRDAALFISGELDTKLGGPSVSASQPRRSVYTIMKRNKQDEVLGAFDLPGGIKSTAQRDVTTTANQALLMLNGKWFLARAKAMARSVKSQSFKDDRELVTYLHQKTYGKKPKPAEVDLLLGFLKSQEKRVEAAAESQQKTYVGQMTQTDAEAVKLGKGSTLNDLHISSAQALPDQDFTIEAMVQLDSIYENAAVNTIAAHWTGNNKQQGWSLGVTSQKSAYKPRNLILQFVGKNQEGKLTYEVVPSNIHLELNKPYYVAASVDISETGESGIHFYVKALDSKQPLQTAAVKHKVVSDYRPGHDFILGGREKTSGSRWNGMLDNFRLSKAALTQDELWINKPDQRPESVVGFWQFNTKQGLLKNSLADRLHLSAPAGSGGADARQQALVDLCHVMLNSNEFLYLD
- a CDS encoding DUF1501 domain-containing protein, whose protein sequence is MSNQYQDINTVVNRRQLLMQAGAGFGGIALNAMLAQQAGAATKIATKPLSPLSAKQTHFPATAKSVIFLFMEGGPSHIDMFDPKPALQKLAGQPLPSSYKKPITAMGEVNAPLLASKRKWKQHGEAGTWVSDWLPNIATCVDDIAVVRGCWTNGINHAGGVCQMNTCIPLAGRPSLGSWVTYGLGTENESLPAFVVIQDNNSTVVNGPRNWGTAFIPAVYQGTRLNTGKEPISNLYRPDDVFATQESGKLDLLAKLNQQHAAARKQQSELDARIESYELAFRMQAAAPEAVDLSQETQATREMYGMDEKETKVYGTNCLLARRLVERGVRFVQLYNGAGSKWDSHSGIEKRHSALCKGMDKCVAGLLKDLKQRGLLDSTLVVWGGEFGRTPMSEKGDGRDHNPTGFTMFMAGGGVKGGQTIGGTDELGLYAVEDRMHVKDIHTSIYHLLGLSNMKLEYRHKGSPERPTLNEGEFMEKLVTG
- a CDS encoding PSD1 and planctomycete cytochrome C domain-containing protein: MNGRLFLASLFSVSVCLTSAQAAESDKKVETLSFENNVRKILKVHCLHCHGENGEMEGSLDLRLKRFMVKGGDSGPSIVPGKSGESELIARIEAKEMPPEGKHMPEEELAILKQWIDQGAHTLRPEPDKIGEDYLAPDDLAFWSFQPVKNYPVPKVKQPKLVKQPIDAFLLSKLEEKDLTFTAEASKASLARRAFYDLIGLPPTPEELKQFLDDKSPDAYEKLIDRLLASPHYGERWGRHWLDVAGYADSEGYNNKDQERPWAFRYRDYVIRAFNEDKPYDQFLQEQLAGDEMVKPPYHKLSPEDMQKLVATGFLRMAPDGTGSNPAEKEVAKNQVVTDTVDIVSSSILGMTVACAQCHDHKYDPIPQNDYYRFRAIFEPALDWKNWRTPAGRRISIMSDEDRKQANELEKEAQKVLAERTELVNKFIDRTLERELLDVPEDKQEAARTAYKTPGNKRTKEQVALLKNYPRINRLSAGSLYLYDRTLYELSSKATQKSKELARDLVAKVEKETLAKIPEDRKALALAAQKADAKKRTEEQKKVIEEFPGLLVSTTNLKDFDPEGAAQVQHFKDEAKRFNDLKTTAILKEYSDKAAKIRDKKPKEEFIRVLTEVPGKVPKTFFFNRGDFEQPKHELQPAGLSVVKSNLKQQVDIPVQNKDIPTTGRRLAYAKYITNGEHPLTARVFVNRLWLHHFGKGIVASPTDFGKLGIPPTHRELLDWLAHDFVANGWKIKRLHKMLMTSNAYMQSSQRSDEYDVVDPDNLLYGHMPVRRLEAETIRDSIIAVTGKLKNDLYGEPVPVKEDEVGQIVVGIANVDSAGRQGKDIKMDDRQFRRSVYVAVSRSKPLAVLDMFDAPKMEPNCEKRSSSTVAPQSLLMMNSGFMVEHAEYFAERLQKERAGNKAEQVKLAWMLAYGKEPTEQEIKQSIEFIDSQIPQFKDQKNSAGKTPEQLALATFCQALLSSNGFLYVD